The following nucleotide sequence is from Halodesulfovibrio sp. MK-HDV.
GCGCTCAATCTGCCTCCAGAGCATCCGGCGCGTGACATGCAGGATACCCTGTACGTAACAGATAATATTCTTCTGCGTACACACACATCCCCAATGCAGGCACGTACCATGCTCAAGCAGAAGCCACCGCTTGCTATTATCGCACCGGGTAAAGTGTATCGTCGTGATTCCGACATTACACACACACCTATGTTCCACCAGATCGAAGGTCTGCTGGTTGGCGAAAAAGTAAGCCTCGCGGAGCTTCGTGGTACTCTTACAGCCTTCTTGCAGGAAGTGTTTGGACCGGAAACAAAAGTTCGTTTCCGCCCTAGCTTCTTCCCGTTCACCGAGCCTAGCGTAGAAGTAGATATTTCTTGCTGCATGTGCGGTGGTGAAGGTGAAGTGGACTGTCAGCCTTGTCGTGTTTGTAAGCAGACCGGTTGGGTTGAAATCCTTGGCTGTGGCATGGTCGATCCTGAAGTGTTCAAGAAAGTTGGCTATGATCCGGAAAAATACACCGGTTTTGCCTTCGGTCTTGGTGTGGAACGTGTTGCAATGCTCAAATACGGCATTGGCGACCTCCGCATGTTCTTCGAGAACGATGTGCGTTTCCTTAACCAGTTCATATAGCAGGGGAGAATAGTACCATGCTTTTAAGTATTAACTGGTTGAAAGAGTTTGTTCCGTTTACCGGAACAATTCAGGAACTTGACGACGCGCTGACCATGCTTGGTCTTGAAGTGGAAGAAGTCATTCGTCCATTTGAAGGCATTAAGCCAATGGTTATCGGTCACGTTGTTGAGTGTGAGAAACACCCGGAAGCAGAAAAACTTTCTGTTTGTAAGGTTGAAGTCGGCGATGAAGAGCCTTTGACTATTGTCTGCGGTGCACCGAACGTTCGTAAAGGACTGACAGTTGCTGTAGTTAAAGTTGGCTCTGTAATGCCTGACGGCACTAAGATTAAAAAGACAAAACTTCGCGGTATTCCATCCTTCGGCATGATTTGTTCCGAGCGTGAGCTTGGTCTTTCAGACGAACATGATGGCATCATGGAGCTTCCTGAAGGGCTCGTGCCGGGTGCAAACCTTGTTGAGTCTCTCAAGCTTGATGAAGAAGTGCTGGATATTTCCATCACTCCTAACCGTGCAGATTCTCTGAGCGTACTTGGTGTTGCTCGTGAGGTTGCTCTTGCTTTTGATCTGCCGCTCACCGTTCCTGAGTACAATCTTGTTGAATCCGGCGTTGATTGCTCTGAAGAAGTTGCAATCGAAATTGCCGATGCAGATAAATGTTACTGCTACTACGGTCGTATTCTTGAAGGTGCTGCCATTGGTCAGTCTCCTGCATGGATGCGTTACCGTCTCGTAGCTGTTGGATTACGTCCTATCTCTAATATTGTAGACGTAACCAACTACATCATGATGGGCTTTGGTCAGCCTCTCCACGCATTCGATCTTGATCGCCTTGAAGGTGGCAAAATTGTTGTGGATACTGCTGCTGAAGGTGAAAAGTTTACTACTCTTGATGAGCAGGAACGCACACTTAAAGCAACAGACCTCCTGATCAAAGACGGCAGCAGAAGCGTTGCTCTTGCTGGTGTTATGGGTGGCGCTAACAGCGAAATCCATGATGGTTCAACACGCATTTTCCTTGAATCTGCTGTGTTCCATCCGGCATCAGTGCGTCGTACCGCTCGTCGCCTTACTCTCTCATCTGATGCTTCTTTCCGCTTTGAACGTGGTGTTGACCAGTTAAATTGCCCACAGGCAATGGATCGCGCAGCAGCAATGCTTGCCGAACTCACTGGCGCAACAATCCGCAAAGGCGTTTGTAAAGCAGAGCCTAAGCCTTGGATCGCTCCAGAGCTTCAGTTCCGCCCGCAGCGCTGTCGTGACCTTCTCGGTGTAGATGTAGAAGATTCTTTCTGCAAAGCTACCCTTGAAAAGCTTGGTTGTACTATTTCCGGTTCCGATACAGCAAACTGGACTATCGTACCTCCTAGCAACCGTCTTGACTACGAGCGTGAAGTAGACTTTATTGAAGAAGTAGCGCGCGTATACGGCATGGACCGTATCGAGCCTATTCTTCCTCAGGTAAAACGTACTCTCGAAGCACGTAACGACGATTGCAACGAATACGAGTTTTGGTCTCTCATTAAGCGCTGGGGCTGCGGTCTCGGTCTTAACGAAGCAATCAACTACTCCTTTGTTGGTCATGCAGATCTTGATCTGTTTAATCTGCCGAAAGACAACCGCATTACTATCATGAACCCGCTCTCCTCTGAGCAGGATGCTATGCGTACTGAGCTTGCTCCGGGTCTTTTGCAGAACCTTCGTCACAACTTGGGTCATGGCAACACAGGTCTGCGCTTGTTTGAACTTGCGCATATCTTTGAAGCTGACGAAACAAGTGATACAACTGTACGTGAATCCGGTCGTCTGAACATTCTGTTCTACGGTGATCGTTTTGATTCTGCGTACCCGCGTATGGCTTCTGAAGCAGAGTATGCTGATATTAAAGGTTGTGTAGAACATCTTCTTGCACACCTGCATGCTGGTGAAGTTAGCTTCACTCTTGCAGAGTCCCATGCATGGATGTCTCCAGCTGTAGAC
It contains:
- the pheS gene encoding phenylalanine--tRNA ligase subunit alpha, which produces MSLIHELESLVQELNSGLDQAFSLTVVEDLRVAFLGRKGKLAQIMQRLPELSAEERPEVGKTANIVKGKLTGLLDAYKTKLESAEEADKLAKFDPSMPGRMPWQGSLHPVTKVMTEICDIFKGLGYDIVTGPEVENDFYNFEALNLPPEHPARDMQDTLYVTDNILLRTHTSPMQARTMLKQKPPLAIIAPGKVYRRDSDITHTPMFHQIEGLLVGEKVSLAELRGTLTAFLQEVFGPETKVRFRPSFFPFTEPSVEVDISCCMCGGEGEVDCQPCRVCKQTGWVEILGCGMVDPEVFKKVGYDPEKYTGFAFGLGVERVAMLKYGIGDLRMFFENDVRFLNQFI
- the pheT gene encoding phenylalanine--tRNA ligase subunit beta, with translation MLLSINWLKEFVPFTGTIQELDDALTMLGLEVEEVIRPFEGIKPMVIGHVVECEKHPEAEKLSVCKVEVGDEEPLTIVCGAPNVRKGLTVAVVKVGSVMPDGTKIKKTKLRGIPSFGMICSERELGLSDEHDGIMELPEGLVPGANLVESLKLDEEVLDISITPNRADSLSVLGVAREVALAFDLPLTVPEYNLVESGVDCSEEVAIEIADADKCYCYYGRILEGAAIGQSPAWMRYRLVAVGLRPISNIVDVTNYIMMGFGQPLHAFDLDRLEGGKIVVDTAAEGEKFTTLDEQERTLKATDLLIKDGSRSVALAGVMGGANSEIHDGSTRIFLESAVFHPASVRRTARRLTLSSDASFRFERGVDQLNCPQAMDRAAAMLAELTGATIRKGVCKAEPKPWIAPELQFRPQRCRDLLGVDVEDSFCKATLEKLGCTISGSDTANWTIVPPSNRLDYEREVDFIEEVARVYGMDRIEPILPQVKRTLEARNDDCNEYEFWSLIKRWGCGLGLNEAINYSFVGHADLDLFNLPKDNRITIMNPLSSEQDAMRTELAPGLLQNLRHNLGHGNTGLRLFELAHIFEADETSDTTVRESGRLNILFYGDRFDSAYPRMASEAEYADIKGCVEHLLAHLHAGEVSFTLAESHAWMSPAVDVVAGGHKVGTIGRINPEIADAYNAKKDVWFADLDTDVLSKLYVASCIKFKGLAVHQSAWNDITVIAPITLNVQSIFDQVAATKLPLLEKMELIDVFVPESSEDAEETRNLTFRLTFRHSSKTLKDKDVDKERKKVVKSLENALPVRI